ATCACTGGGCCTTGCGAGGGCTAAGTTGGCAAAGACCGAAAGCGATTACTGGCGGGCGCTGACTTTCTACATCAACGGGTTTCAGGACGGACACCTCACAGTCCGGCGCAATGGCAGCGTGACCCAAGTCTGGCCCGGCTTCCTGACCGCCACCGATGCGTCGGGGGTTACACGCATCACCGTCAGCACGATCGCGGCGGCTCCGATCGGCGCACGAGCGGCAGAGTGCGACGGTGTGCCGTCCACGCGCCTGCTGGACGAGCGGGTCCATCCATACCTCACGAACGCTGGCATAGCGCATGAGCGCCTGCTTACCGCTTCTTACCTGTTCGTTGGCGAGGCGAGCGATCGGCCGAAGCTGATGAAGGCTTGCAGGATCGAGACGGGCGTCGGTGCGCCGCGTCGTATTCTGCTGGACTGGAAACCCATCGACAAGGCCGACCTCGCGCAACGGCTTCCTGAAGCGCAAGGAAGGGTGGAGCCGCCCTTGGCTGTGCGCCAGATCGACGGGGTGTGGTTCGTCTCCCTGCCATCCTTCAACTGGTGGGGCGATCAGGCGGCCAAGATGCAGGCGATGGTGGAGGAGGTGAAGCGGCAAGCTGGCACGCTTCATTCCGCTTCCCAAGTCGTCATCGACGTTCGAGGTAATCCGGGCGGAAACAGCCAGTGGGCCCGCGAGATCGCATCCGCCCTATGGAGTGATAACGCCGTCTTGGCGATCACCAATAGCTTCGATCAGACGGTCGATTGGAGGGCATCGGCCCAGAACGCCCAGCTCACTCGCGCATCTGCCGCTCGCTCAATGGCGGCGGGGCTGACCGAGGATGCAAGAGGCCGCAACCGTGTCGCCGACCAGATGGATGCAGCAAGGGCCAAAGGGCAAGACTTGTTCACCGACGCCGAACTACCGACGTCGCGCGGCCTTCCGTCAGGTTACACGTCGCCGTTCAAAGGCAAGGTGTTCTTCCTCACGGACATGCGATGTGCCAGCGCCTGTCTGGATTTTGCCGATGTTGTCACCCGCATGCCGGGGGTCACGCATATCGGCCAGCCGACCTCGGCCGATACCGTTTACATAGACAACGTCGAGATACCGCTTCCAAGCGGTGACGCCCGGCTAAGCTACTCACTTAAGGTCTACCGGCACAGGCTGCGGGGCAGCAATCAATGGTACACCCCAAAGGTGGTTTGGCCGGGAGGGCAGATGACAGATGCCTCTGTGGCACGATGGGTTGCTACGCTCTGAGTTGCTGACAATCTGGGCTTTTACCGAAGCATCATTGTTTGAGGGAGAAAGCATAGATGTGCGAGATGGACCAATGGATGTGGTCGCCGCCTTCCCGTTCGATCATCCGGGCGAGCCCGTGTCGCTCTACGACTATGCGCCCGTGCTGCGTGTTCGTGATCGTCGCGGCGATTGGGTTCTGAAGCGAACGGGGCTGGTCCATTCGGACGGCGAGGCGATCGGACATTGGCTGACGGCGCTACAAGGCTTGGGCGTCGATGTGGTGGCCCCGGCAGCGCACCTCCACCCCAATCCCCGCCGCCTTGATGACGGCAAGGAGTGGGTGGTCTATCCCTTCGTGTCGGGCACCGGCTACCATGCCCATGAAAGCGAGATTGCCGACGCCGGTCGTTTGCTCGGCCGGATGCACGCGGCCGATTTGCCCGAGGCGAATGACTTGGCGATCTACAGTGAGCCCGTGGTGCGAGATGCCGAATGGATCGAGCCGCACCTTGTTTCGGCGGAAGATGCCATCGAAACCGCCGGTGCGGATCGACACGCATTCCGGGAGGCGACGCTGGCACGCCTTGCCACGGCCAAACCCGTCATGGGTTTGCCGCTCGCCGGGTGCAGCTTCGACTTCAAGGCGTCGAACCTCGTTTTCAGCCCGAAACCCACGCTGGTCGATCCGGACCATGCGGCACGGATGCCAAGGCTCTATGACCTCGCGGTCGCGCTGCTCCTGTTCCACTGCGACCTCTCCACCGCTCCCGGTCGATTATGGACGCCGGCCGAGTGGGCGGCCTTCTTGATGGGCTATGCCGAGCATGTCGCCTTCACTGACGCGGAACTGGCGGCGTGGTCGTCGATCCTAGAACTGGCATGGCTCGATCAAGGCGTCTGGCTTTTGGGAAACTGGCCGGAGGGGTGGGCGGACGCGAAGGATCGCGCATACCTTTTGGACGTAGCCACCTTCGACCCGGCGATGTTCCTGCTAACGCCTCCCGATCAGACCTTGAGCGGTTAGCGCACTTTCCCGATCAACGATTTCAATTGGGAACGGAGATGGCCGCGTCCGGCACGTTGCGAGGGCCGAACGGATGTGGAATGCTTCGGATATGACCAGTTCGGGTGGATGTCAGTGCGGAGCGGTGCGCTTCCGGGTTGAGGGTGCCCTGGAAGAGGCTTCTATCTGCCATTGTCGCATGTGTCAGAAGGCCACTGGTGGACTGTTCGGGCCTTATGTCGGAGCGCCATTCGACGCGGTGATTTGGACCCGAGGACAACCAAGCTATTTCCAGAGTTCCAACAAGGTGCGTCGCGGATTTTGCGGAGCCTGCGGGACGCCTCTCACCTTTGAGTATGGCGAAGGGCATATCAGTTTCGCACTTGGTGCTATGGATGACCCACGATCAGTAAAGCTGAGCGAGCAACTTGCTTCGCCTGAGCGGATCGCCGATTTTGAAGCACTAGCCGGTCTACCAGAACATTCGACCGACGAGCCGCGAGCGGCTGCTCACTTGGCGAGTATCATTTCCTTTCAGCATCCTGATTATGACACCAGCGATTGGCCCCTCGATCGTAAGTAGCGAGCTGATCGCCGGGACGCGGCCTTTCCCGAAATTCGATCCTAATTGGGAAGGCTGCTTGCCTAATTGGTGCGATGGCCTAGCCGCCAGATGAGAAGTCGGATGAACGGTTCGGGGTCGTCGAGGCGGAATGCGATCCTGTTGAACGGTTCTCGCTTCTTCAGGAACGAGCGACGAGGCAATGGGCGATCCAACCGCAGCATGATGTTTGGCCAGGCCAGCAGCGCCGCGTTGAGGGTTGCGGAGGCGCGCACCTCTTCCCCCGTGAAATTGCTTTCGATGGCGACGATCGCGTCGAGCGGAACGAGTTGGTCGATCAGGAAGCCAGCTCGTACCCGCACTCCCTCCGGCGTCAGCAGCACCGGCCTGAACCGGAACGACTTGATAACGCCGACCAGATACACGAAACCTACATCGCTCAGGATGAACATGACGACCGAGGCAATGTGGCTCCAATGCCCGATCAGCAGATGGTAAACAGCAATCTCGATCGCCGAAAGGACCAACAGCATGACGCACATCGGCGTCAGGTGCTTGTGATAGGCAAAGGCGTGTGCGTTCGTGGGCACGTCCGCTGGCCCGCCCCAGCGGAACAACGCCATGTGGATCACGGTCAATTCCGCTGCGGCCAACCTAACAAGCGCTGGCGGGAATATCTCCGATATGGCGGATACCCACTGCTCCCTCCGATCGCTGCTCAGCCTGCTTAGCACCCGACTCGCCCGGGCCATGGCCCACGCAACATGGCCGACAACGACAACCACCATCATGAGCGCCAATGCGGGCGTTTCCAGCAGCACGCCACGAACCGGCGAGGGTAAACCCAACCAGACGGTAAAGCTCGCTCCGGCCAGTACGCCCAGAACGGCGCGACACTCCGGTTTTCCCGATGAACGGGCAAGTAGCGCCAGCATCAGCGTGTCCGAGACAATCCAGAGGGATAGGACCAGCGCAACGAATGGATAGGATGCTGCTAGCGGTGTCCGTACCGCCATTCCGGCCAAGGCTATGATGCCGAAAGGCGCCACCTTTGCAGCAATCTGCCAACGATTGAAACCGTCACTGGTCCGGGTTGTCATTCAACCCCCTGTCTGCGTGTGCGAATGGCCGAGCGCTGGCCATCGGTACTGTTACTTCAACTCTGCTAACGGGACTAAACGAGAAAATGATGGAATGATGGAATAACGAAAAACAGACCACCCGCTATTATGGTCGGGTCGCGACATACCCGACGCATAAACCACCTTGAAAGCCTATATGCTCGAAAAACTGCGCACGCGGGGGTCCGTTTTACCACTTTGCATCAAGACATGGTGACAATCGACTTGCCAAGCGTGTTCGAGCGCCGCTGTTACGACCGCACGACCAAATCCTCATCCCTGATAGTCAGGATGCGTGGCGACATTCTCAAAAAGCCATGTTGCCGACCTCCCCGAAGGAGATTTGGTGCAGTTATTAGGGTTCAAGTCGCAGCAACCCCTTTATCCCCGTCGGCGACGAACACTGCAATCGTCTGGCTCTCGATTGTTTCCCGCCAAATCTGCTTCGCCCGGCCGAGAGATTGAACAGCGGGACTAAATCCAACGGCTTCGAACAGCTTCAACAGGCTGCGCAAATCCTCCATGCAGGCGTGACGGACGCGGGGCATTATACACCGTTCATACACAAACGGGCTTTGACCCGTGAGGCCAAATCGAAGCAGGCGCACGCGCTCCCGCCCCCTCATGTCGAAAATCAGGTAAATCCGTCAGAGGCCGCTGGTGGCGTTCAACGGTGTTATTCCAGCCCGAAATCCGGGGGAATGTCGTGGGGCCACATGCGCGCGCCATGGATCACACGAAGGATGCGGACTGTATCCCCGATGATCTGATAAGGCGCGACATAGGGCGTGCGCGCGATTACCAGTTCGCGCGTGCCTTCGATCCGGCCCGGCCGCCCACTGTTCGGGAAATCTTTGAGGCGCTGGGCCGCTGCTTCGATCCGCTCATCCACATCGGCGGCGGCTTGAGGATTATCCTCGGCAATCCAGACGAATATCGCCATACGGTCG
This DNA window, taken from Sphingomonas sp. AP4-R1, encodes the following:
- a CDS encoding S41 family peptidase; translated protein: MAGEDIVAAHNIIRDNHPGPVDTQNPRFNDWLEKGRSLGLARAKLAKTESDYWRALTFYINGFQDGHLTVRRNGSVTQVWPGFLTATDASGVTRITVSTIAAAPIGARAAECDGVPSTRLLDERVHPYLTNAGIAHERLLTASYLFVGEASDRPKLMKACRIETGVGAPRRILLDWKPIDKADLAQRLPEAQGRVEPPLAVRQIDGVWFVSLPSFNWWGDQAAKMQAMVEEVKRQAGTLHSASQVVIDVRGNPGGNSQWAREIASALWSDNAVLAITNSFDQTVDWRASAQNAQLTRASAARSMAAGLTEDARGRNRVADQMDAARAKGQDLFTDAELPTSRGLPSGYTSPFKGKVFFLTDMRCASACLDFADVVTRMPGVTHIGQPTSADTVYIDNVEIPLPSGDARLSYSLKVYRHRLRGSNQWYTPKVVWPGGQMTDASVARWVATL
- a CDS encoding type II toxin-antitoxin system RelE/ParE family toxin codes for the protein MKLAWSNRAATDRMAIFVWIAEDNPQAAADVDERIEAAAQRLKDFPNSGRPGRIEGTRELVIARTPYVAPYQIIGDTVRILRVIHGARMWPHDIPPDFGLE
- a CDS encoding phosphotransferase enzyme family protein → MVAAFPFDHPGEPVSLYDYAPVLRVRDRRGDWVLKRTGLVHSDGEAIGHWLTALQGLGVDVVAPAAHLHPNPRRLDDGKEWVVYPFVSGTGYHAHESEIADAGRLLGRMHAADLPEANDLAIYSEPVVRDAEWIEPHLVSAEDAIETAGADRHAFREATLARLATAKPVMGLPLAGCSFDFKASNLVFSPKPTLVDPDHAARMPRLYDLAVALLLFHCDLSTAPGRLWTPAEWAAFLMGYAEHVAFTDAELAAWSSILELAWLDQGVWLLGNWPEGWADAKDRAYLLDVATFDPAMFLLTPPDQTLSG
- a CDS encoding GFA family protein, which translates into the protein MCQKATGGLFGPYVGAPFDAVIWTRGQPSYFQSSNKVRRGFCGACGTPLTFEYGEGHISFALGAMDDPRSVKLSEQLASPERIADFEALAGLPEHSTDEPRAAAHLASIISFQHPDYDTSDWPLDRK